A single window of Aspergillus flavus chromosome 4, complete sequence DNA harbors:
- a CDS encoding choline transporter-like protein (ctl transporter, putative) translates to MFSEYASRFLAQSQSRLLPHSDETRKKGHGRLMQQPGSSRFPSSRSFLQRATLDPYQPTASQISNLPLGSRNLAQHAPLFYSATDNFCEEDDEAEHEREIADFYALQKSRRNFGSSHLKASSEIDEDDDHSNSVGDYGTSRYGRYCKAQGIRSSWRAGTSCHGEQEVTAETVPEAAEVEDGPPMDEYNIRARENLVDVHLEDSLRSASDGDRADSSETGDDNPPSVQRFRGESQSRKGNFGIGSFFMPMGADRQPSINDPRSLSPTDRVQASFAPVRTESPVHDLFWGQLFLISIACLFATSFLVYLHTSTPSEDKSTWGDTIYLTIHASFYLLGFYTVASVFVSLLWLALLRSYIRQLVYVIIFAVPVILYSFSLYPFVSSFKGAWHGTSIQDKVMRWGSIAPFIIASVWIYNVIRGRHAIGKAIRILEFACRILATNPELLILGLGILAFIVSWTWLWILMFTRVFLGGTIAGPGRFIISFSSWWLGVYFILVYVWSLGVIAGIQRAVTAATVSQWYFHRLTSPAPTSRQIVWAAISHSLTALFGTICLSRLCALLVRLPLLLLPSRATSVLSLFAYSVLPTPVTTLTDPLALTYASIHSQPLVVSARSLARMTTLSPTMINSSLHPRSYSRSHESLTPLIPYRLSKLILHAARLMMSLALGFGGWVTTARDLGVSSGSGVIRGSVYAYVVGLIAGTIGWSVLGAIESVIADIVDASVICWSSEVGAYGREARYCREAGWLFGEGPSLDSSFARHREAP, encoded by the exons ATGTTCTCAGAAT ATGCCTCTCGCTTCCTTGCCCAGTCACAATCACGACTACTTCCTCACTCTGACGAAACACGCAAGAAAGGGCATGGACGGCTGATGCAGCAACCGGGAAGCTCCCGCTTTCCATCCTCACGTTCCTTTTTGCAAAGAGCAACCCTTGACCCATATCAACCAACGGCATCTCAAATTTCTAATCTTCCTCTTGGGTCGCGAAACTTGGCCCAGCATGCGCCTCTTTTCTACAGCGCTACTGATAATTTTtgcgaagaggatgatgaagcagagCATGAGCGTGAGATTGCGGACTTCTATGCCCTTCAGAAATCAAGGCGAAATTTCGGCAGTAGCCATCTGAAAGCTTCTTCGGAgatcgatgaagatgatgaccATTCAAATAGTGTTGGGGATTACGGAACATCCAGATATGGAAGATACTGCAAGGCGCAAGGCATAAGAAGCTCCTGGCGTGCTGGAACGTCCTGTCACGGAGAACAAGAGGTAACTGCGGAGACCGTACCTGAGGCTGCTGAGGTTGAAGATGGACCACCTATGGATGAATATAATATCAGAGCTAGAGAGAACCTAGTGGACGTTCACCTCGAAGATAGCCTGCGATCTGCGTCGGATGGTGATAGAGCCGATTCTTCAGAGACAGGTGATGATAATCCTCCCTCCGTCCAACGATTTCGGGGGGAGTCTCAATCACGAAAGGGCAATTTTGGCATAGGTTCGTTTTTCATGCCAATGGGGGCGGATAGGCAACCGTCAATAAATGACCCCCGGTCACTAAGTCCCACAGACCGTGTTCAAGCCTCGTTTGCCCCGGTAAGAACCGAATCGCCAGTGCACGATCTCTTTTGGGGCCAActctttttaatatctatCGCTTGTCTTTTCGCCACTTCTTTCCTCGTCTACCTCCACACTTCCACTCCTTCAGAGGATAAATCGACATGGGGCGACACGATATACTTGACTATTCACGCCTCATTTTATCTGCTTGGATTCTATACTGTTGCCTCGGTTTTTGTCTCACTGCTTTGGCTTGCACTACTGCGGTCCTACATACGTCAACTGGTATACGTGATCATATTCGCTGTTCCCGTGATCTTAtattccttctctctttatCCATTTGTTTCAAGCTTCAAAGGCGCCTGGCATGGAACAAGCATACAGGATAAGGTAATGAGATGGGGATCCATTGCCCCATTCATTATAGCTAGCGTGTGGATATACAATGTAATCCGGGGCCGTCATGCTATAGGCAAAGCGATCAGAATTCTCGAGTTTGCTTGTCGGATCCTCGCCACAAATCCAGAACTCCTGATCCTTGGACTTGGTATTCTCGCCTTCATCGTTTCATGGACATGGTTGTGGATACTTATGTTCACGCGGGTATTCCTAGGGGGAACCATAGCGGGGCCGGGTCGCTTCATCATCAGTTTCAGTAGTTGGTGGCTCGGGGTCTATTTCATTCTTGTTTATGTCTGGTCACTGGGAGTTATCGCTGGCATTCAGCGTGCAGTAACAGCTGCTACAGTGAGCCAGTGGTACTTCCACCGACTCACATCCCCTGCCCCGACATCAAGGCAGATCGTTTGGGCAGCAATTAGTCACTCACTCACGGCTTTATTTGGCACGATTTGTTTATCCAGATTATGTGCACTCCTTGTtcgacttcctcttctcttaCTCCCGAGTCGTGCAACCTCTGTCTTAAGCTTGTTCGCCTACTCCGTTCTGCCCACTCCAGTCACAACACTCACAGATCCTCTTGCACTCACTTATGCTTCAATACATTCACAGCCGCTGGTGGTATCTGCTCGAAGTCTTGCCCGGATGACGACTCTTTCGCCTACGATGATTAATTCCTCGCTTCATCCTCGGTCCTATTCACGATCTCACGAAAGCTTGACGCCTCTTATCCCATATCGGCTTTCAAAACTGATCCTTCACGCTGCCCGACTCATGATGTCCCTGGCTcttgggtttgggggttggGTGACTACTGCTCGTGACCTAGGTGTGTCGAGCGGTAGTGGTGTTATTAGAGGCAGCGTATATGCTTATGTGGTCGGGCTCATTGCGGGAACGATCGGCTGGAGTGTGCTGGGAGCAATAGAGAGTGTAATAGCCGATATTGTAGATGCCTCCGTCATCTGTTGGAGCAGCGAGGTTGGCGCATATGGTAGAGAGGCTAGGTATTGTCGGGAAGCTGGCTGGCTCTTTGGTGAGGGGCCAAGTTTAGACTCGAGCTTTGCGCGTCATCGAGAAGCACCTTGA
- a CDS encoding GTPase Rab2, small G protein superfamily (secretion related GTPase SrgD): MSQPWDYIAKLVCIGDSGTGKSSLTIRLCEGRFSSSHDVTIGVEFGSRIVPVGPPASQALNLESNTNSHNRPFSSPVTSDTSEEPIVSGLPNPPRKMAESQKKMKLSLWDTAGQETYKSITRSYFRGASGALLVFDITRPSTFTSCTQWLHDLRQIAEEGIVVILVGNKSDLTGNEPERSERHVTRREAEEWCRMNNVVRYVETSAKSGDGVERAFLEVAERIYRNIEAGRYDLNDRRSGVKGFGATGGGGTSVPTTVTLGLNDAMRRGGNGWAGNCC; the protein is encoded by the exons ATGTCACAGCCATGGGATTACATCGCTAAGCTAGTTTGTATTGGTGACTCTGGAACTGGAAAGTCTAGC TTGACTATTCGGCTTTGCGAAGGACGCTTTTCATCTTCCCACGATGTGACTATTGGTGTGGAGTTTGGATCGCGTATTGTTCCAGTTGGACCACCTGCTTCACAGGCCCTAAATTTAGAATCAAACACCAACTCTCACAACCGTCCGTTTTCGTCGCCAGTAACTTCAGATACCTCAGAGGAGCCCATCGTCTCCGGTTTACCTAACCCTCCACGAAAAATGGCTGAGTCTCAGAAAAAGATGAAGTTATCACTATGGGATACAGCAGGGCAGGAAACGTACAAATCCATCACACGGTCTTATTTTCGAGGTGCCTCTGGTGCTTTGCTTGTGTTCGATATAACAAGACCATCTACGTTTACTTCATGCACACAGTGGTTGCACGATTTGCGGCAAATTGCGGAAGAAGGAATTGTAGTTATTCTTGTCGGTAACAAAAGCGATCTGACCGGTAATGAGCCGGAACGGAGTGAGAGGCATGTTACGAGGCGAGAGGCAGAGGAGTGGTGCCGCATGAACAACGTCGTACGCTACGTTGAGACCAGTGCAAAGTCTGGTGACGGCGTCGAGCGTGCGTTTCTTGAGGTTGCCGAGAGAATTTATCGAAATATCGAGGCGGGCAGGTACGATTTGAATGACCGTCGAAGCGGAGTGAAGGGCTTCGGCGCTACCGGTGGGGGTGGCACTAGTGTGCCGACAACTGTTACTCTAGGCTTGAACGATGCGATGCGCAGGGGTGGAAATGGATGGGCTGGAAACTGTTGTTAG
- a CDS encoding dolichyl-phosphate-mannose protein O-mannosyl transferase (dolichyl-phosphate-mannose--protein mannosyltransferase 2), with translation MAEMDSASSTGVNLASDMRRRNVPHTEGLRRKPDGTEESKRKPQLKANPSVSILDNWEPLIMPILLTAVAIFTRMYRIGRSNIVTWDEAHFGKFGSHYLKREFYFDVHPPLGKMLVGLSGYLAGYNGSFEFKSGEKYPEEVNYTFMRVFNAAFGVVCVPLAYYTARELGFRRATIWLVSLMVLLENSYATISRFILLDSMLLCFTFTTTLCWAKFHRLQYASFSIEWFVWLFLTGISIGCVCSVKWVGFFCTALVGLYTIEDLWNKFGDLKISEVVFAKHLMARVVGLIIIPVLVYVFSFYLHFLVLENSGPGDAQMSSLFQANLRGTEVGKDSPLEIALGSRVTLKNMGYGGGLLHSHIQTYPEGSTQQQVTCYHHKDANNDWFIYPSRREPEYDPSAPLKFVGDGDVIRLIHGQTGRNLHSHAISAPITKSHYEVSCYGNVTIGDDKDHWLVEVVDDVASKDRSKIRTLTTAFRLRHPVLGCYLRAGNVNLPQWGFKQIETTCVKENKPSDVYTHWNVESHFNDRLPPGDPGSYKSPFLKDFIHLNVAMMTSNNALVPDPDKQDDLASKFWQWPILNVGLRMCSWDDNTIKYYLLGNPFVYWGSTFSLGIFGLLVIWYLVRWQRGYNELSQADINHIHYSGLYPVIGWILHYLPFIVMGRVTYVHHYYPALYYAILTFGFCVDWLTQTMDVKSRWVIYSLLYAIIVGMFVHFRVLVFGIEGSSQQWGHLDWLSGWRIAN, from the exons ATGGCGGAAATGGACTCTGCATCAAGTACCGGGGTCAATTTAGCTTCTGATATGCGGCGCCGAAATGTCCCGCATACCGAGGGGCTTAGAAGGAAGCCTGATGGCACGGAGGAAAGCAAGCGCAAGCCTCAGCTCAAA GCTAATCCATCAGTTTCCATTCTGGATAATTGGGAACCTCTGATAATGCCCATTCTGTTGACGGCTGTGGCTATCTTTACTCGCATGTACCGAATTGGTCGCTCGAATATTGTGACTTGGGATGAAGCGCA CTTTGGCAAGTTCGGATCACATTACTTGAAACGCGAGTTCTATTTCGACGTACACCCGCCGCTGGGAAAAATGCTTGTCGGCTTGTCGGGATATCTTGCCGGTTACAACGGGTCGTTCGAATTTAAATCTGGTGAAAAATATCCGGAAGAAGTCAACTATACTTTCATGCGCGTCTTTAACGCTGCGTTCGGCGTCGTGTGCGTGCCACTCGCTTATTATACCGCACGAGAACTTGGCTTCCGCAGAGCTACTATCTGGCTCGTGAGTTTGATGGTACTACTTGAAAACTCATACGCAACAATCTCAAGGTTTATATTACTGGATTCCATGCTACTCTGTTTCACGTTCACCACTACCCTTTGTTGGGCAAAGTTTCACCGACTACAGTATGCGAGTTTCTCGATTGAGTGGTTTGTCTGGCTATTCCTGACCGGGATAAGCATTGGTTGTGTGTGCAGTGTGAAGTGGGTGGGTTTCTTTTGCACAGCGCTTGTAGGCCTCTATACAATCGAGGATCTTTGGAACAAATTTGGCGATCTAAAGATATCAGAG GTCGTCTTTGCCAAGCATCTCATGGCTCGTGTGGTGGGGCTGATCATTATACCCGTTTTGGTTTATGTATTTTCGTTCTACCTGCATTTCTTGGTTCTGGAAAATAGTGGACCGGGCGATGCCCAAATGAGTTCACTTTTCCAGGCTAATCTGAGAGGAACCGAGGTCGGGAAAGATAGCCCCCTGGAAATTGCTCTCGGCTCTAGAGTCACACTGAAGAACATGGGCTACGGCGGCGGACTTCTCCATTCGCATATCCAGACGTACCCCGAAGGATCCACCCAGCAGCAGGTTACCTGTTATCACCACAAGGACGCCAACAACGACTGGTTCATCTATCCCAGCCGCCGCGAGCCAGAGTATGATCCGAGTGCGCCCCTAAAGTTTGTaggtgatggtgatgtcaTTCGTCTTATTCATGGACAGACAGGCCGGAATTTGCACTCTCATGCTATTTCTGCACCAATTACCAAGTCACACTACGAAGTCTCATGCTACGGCAATGTCACTATCGGCGATGATAAAGATCATTGGTTGGTTgaggtggttgatgatgttgCATCGAAGGATAGAAGTAAAATCCGTACACTTACCACTGCGTTCCGCCTGCGACATCCTGTCCTGGGTTGTTATTTACGAGCAGGCAACGTCAATCTCCCCCAGTGGGGCTTCAAACAGATTGAAACCACATGCGTGAAGGAGAACAAACCGAGCGATGTTTACACACATTGGAATGTCGAGTCTCATTTCAATGACCGGC TCCCACCTGGTGATCCAGGATCCTACAAGTCGCCTTTCTTGAAAGACTTTATTCATTTGAATGTTGCCATGATGACGTCCAACAATGCGTTGGTTCCTGACCCAGATAAACAAGATGATCTCGCCTCGAAATTTTGGCAGTGGCCAATACTTAATGTTGGGCTCCGGATGTGCTCTTGGGATGACaatactattaaatactatCTCCTTGGCAACCCATTCGTTTACTGGGGAAGTACATTTAGCCTTGGCATCTTTGGGCTCTTGGTAATTTGGTATCTCGTGCGCTGGCAGCGAGGTTACAATGAGCTTTCCCAGGCAGATATCAACCATATCCATTATTCTGGCTTGTACCCAGTCATTGGATGGATTCTGCATTATCTGCCTTTCATTGTTATGGGAAGAGTGACGTATGTTCATCATTACTACCCAGCATTATATTACGCCATTCTTACCTTTGGATTTTGCGTTGACTGGCTCACGCAAACGATGGATGTTAAATCCCGCTGGGTGATCTATTCTTTACTTTACGCTATCATAGTTGGAATGTTCGTGCATTTCCGCGTGCTTGTGTTTGGCATTGAAGGTTCGAGTCAGCAGTGGGGTCATTTGGACTGGCTGAGCGGCTGGCGCATCGCCAATTGA